Proteins encoded by one window of Cellvibrio sp. KY-GH-1:
- a CDS encoding diguanylate cyclase, with product MPRFTDLTFTDAKNRFQRGLVYLFAILASVGIAPFVVIRYLNGQVLNAAIDLAIVSIALGSASYTYWRGRATQLVSNVTAALYSAGAVAVAHLNEPIFVFWLFPALLANFFLLKPNIALLANVLAILAIVPIAARLESTTHMFAMISSLLICGSMAYSFALLTTRQQEILQSVAIQDALTQLGNRRAMNEEMRLSIHDHARNQIPATLILLDLDFFKMVNDKFGHSVGDGVLIQLAGLLSRRVRKTDRVFRFGGEEFVVLARNTNLEDAVVIAEQLRAQIELELRDPEGALTASFGLAQLATDEKLEDWFNRADKAIYQAKQLGRNCVVVADTQRDS from the coding sequence GTGCCCAGGTTCACCGACTTAACATTCACCGACGCGAAAAACAGGTTTCAGCGTGGACTTGTTTACCTGTTCGCGATTCTCGCCAGCGTTGGCATAGCGCCCTTTGTAGTTATTCGCTATTTGAATGGCCAAGTGCTCAACGCAGCGATTGATCTGGCAATCGTGTCTATAGCACTGGGTAGCGCCAGCTATACCTATTGGCGCGGTCGGGCGACCCAGCTGGTTTCCAACGTGACTGCCGCACTTTACTCCGCCGGCGCCGTTGCCGTTGCCCATTTGAATGAACCCATATTTGTTTTCTGGTTATTCCCGGCGCTGCTCGCCAACTTTTTCCTGCTGAAGCCAAACATCGCACTGCTTGCCAATGTGCTGGCCATTCTGGCCATAGTGCCTATTGCGGCGCGACTGGAATCAACTACGCACATGTTCGCCATGATCTCGTCATTACTGATTTGCGGCAGCATGGCCTATAGCTTTGCCCTGCTCACCACGCGCCAACAGGAAATTCTGCAAAGTGTTGCTATCCAGGACGCGTTAACGCAGTTGGGTAATCGGCGCGCAATGAATGAAGAAATGCGGCTGAGTATCCACGACCATGCGCGCAACCAGATACCCGCCACCCTGATACTGCTTGACCTGGATTTTTTTAAAATGGTGAACGATAAATTCGGTCACAGCGTGGGCGATGGTGTGCTCATCCAACTCGCCGGATTGCTAAGCCGGCGCGTGCGTAAAACGGATCGGGTATTTCGTTTTGGCGGCGAGGAGTTTGTGGTGCTTGCACGCAATACTAACCTGGAAGATGCGGTGGTGATCGCCGAACAATTGCGAGCGCAAATAGAGCTGGAGCTGCGCGACCCTGAGGGTGCTCTCACTGCATCATTCGGCCTCGCCCAACTTGCAACCGATGAAAAGCTGGAGGACTGGTTTAACCGCGCGGACAAAGCGATATATCAAGCCAAACAATTAGGACGTAACTGTGTGGTGGTTGCCGATACCCAGCGCGATAGTTAA